One stretch of Acidimicrobiia bacterium DNA includes these proteins:
- a CDS encoding HD domain-containing protein yields MPTDNTSDKVVVVLDRRFAKAVEWSCSLHRAQTKKGTAVPYAAHLLDVASLVLEGGGNQTEAIAALLHDAIEDASVTRKQIRKRFGRKVARIVAGCTDVPTGKRAKRKKQPRDAANWRERKTRSIEHLRDPKTSESVLRVRAADALSNARTTLADLRRHGPETWGRFHAGAVDQLWYYRSSSIVLSARLPGLLSDELRVTVRELEQLAGWWFDVGDPQAGGERTK; encoded by the coding sequence ATGCCGACTGACAACACGTCGGACAAGGTCGTCGTCGTGCTCGACCGTCGGTTCGCGAAGGCGGTGGAGTGGTCGTGCTCGCTGCACCGTGCGCAGACGAAGAAGGGAACGGCCGTCCCATATGCCGCGCACCTACTCGACGTCGCGTCGCTCGTGCTCGAGGGCGGCGGCAACCAGACCGAGGCGATCGCGGCGCTGCTGCACGACGCGATCGAGGACGCCTCGGTCACACGCAAGCAGATCCGGAAACGGTTCGGGCGCAAGGTGGCCCGCATCGTTGCCGGATGCACCGACGTTCCCACCGGTAAGAGGGCGAAGCGGAAGAAGCAACCGCGCGACGCAGCGAACTGGCGCGAGCGGAAGACGCGTTCGATCGAGCACCTGCGCGATCCGAAGACGTCGGAGTCGGTGTTGCGGGTGCGCGCGGCCGACGCGCTCTCCAACGCACGGACCACGCTCGCCGACCTGCGGCGCCACGGCCCCGAGACCTGGGGGCGTTTCCACGCGGGCGCGGTCGACCAGCTCTGGTACTACCGGTCGTCGTCGATCGTGCTCTCGGCGCGCCTACCTGGCCTGCTCAGCGACGAGCTCCGCGTCACAGTGCGCGAGTTGGAGCAGCTCGCCGGGTGGTGGTTCGACGTCGGCGACCCACAGGCCGGCGGAGAGCGAACCAAGTGA
- the mltG gene encoding endolytic transglycosylase MltG has translation MPPSTPTTRRAGREAEITRTRRRNLAAFCAVLALLTPIVIASAWVFANVEHDKSTDRVVEVQQGWGPKEVGNELQREGVIASSAEFQQIAAAAGVNGFPAGRYVFGINNSAQAALNALRGGPAAEIPDIPLLLPPGLSITAIAERVGRLPGKDKDRFLQVANSGVIRSRYEPDGVNSLEGLTWPDTYLVGANETEDQILHRIVDEFDKRADAAGLGNGQNFGLSPYQVLVAASLVQAESGRNEDSPLIAAVIVNRLRSNMLLQIDATLCYAKGGCPPVPIDADKKINSPYNTYKVLGLPPTPIETVDANALNAVLNPAWVGYKYYVSDKNRKTYFATTQAEHERNVVKARNAD, from the coding sequence GTGCCACCATCCACCCCGACCACCCGGCGCGCCGGGCGCGAAGCCGAGATCACCCGGACGCGGCGACGGAACCTGGCTGCGTTCTGCGCGGTCCTGGCACTGCTGACTCCGATCGTGATCGCCTCCGCCTGGGTCTTCGCGAACGTCGAGCACGACAAGAGCACCGACCGGGTCGTCGAGGTCCAGCAGGGCTGGGGGCCGAAGGAAGTGGGCAACGAGCTCCAGCGGGAGGGCGTGATCGCCTCCTCCGCCGAGTTCCAACAGATCGCGGCGGCGGCGGGCGTCAACGGGTTCCCGGCGGGTCGCTACGTGTTCGGCATCAACAACTCCGCGCAGGCGGCACTCAACGCGCTGCGCGGCGGCCCGGCCGCCGAGATTCCCGACATCCCGCTGCTGTTACCGCCGGGCCTCAGCATCACCGCGATCGCGGAGCGCGTCGGCAGGCTTCCCGGCAAGGACAAGGACCGGTTCCTGCAAGTCGCGAACTCGGGCGTGATCCGATCGAGGTACGAACCCGACGGTGTGAACTCACTCGAAGGGCTCACGTGGCCCGACACCTACCTCGTGGGTGCCAACGAGACCGAGGACCAGATCCTCCATCGGATCGTCGACGAGTTCGACAAGCGCGCCGACGCCGCGGGTCTCGGGAACGGGCAGAACTTCGGGCTCTCGCCGTACCAGGTGTTGGTTGCCGCCTCGCTGGTGCAAGCCGAGTCCGGCCGGAACGAGGACTCGCCGCTGATCGCGGCGGTGATCGTCAACCGTCTTCGTTCGAACATGCTGTTGCAGATCGACGCGACCCTTTGCTACGCGAAAGGTGGCTGCCCGCCGGTCCCGATCGACGCCGACAAGAAGATCAACTCGCCCTACAATACGTACAAGGTGCTGGGGCTGCCGCCCACACCGATCGAAACGGTCGATGCGAACGCGCTCAACGCCGTGCTCAACCCTGCATGGGTCGGCTACAAGTACTACGTGTCCGACAAGAACAGGAAGACGTACTTCGCGACCACGCAGGCCGAGCACGAGCGCAACGTCGTGAAGGCGCGCAATGCCGACTGA
- a CDS encoding LLM class F420-dependent oxidoreductase gives MRFALKTAPQHTTWPDMLAVWQAADEIELFESAWTFDHFYPIHSDSTGPCMEGWVTTTALAQATKRLRVGVLVTGVPYRHPAVLANMAATLDIISGGRLELGIGAGWNQEEANAYGIDLHATLRERFDAFDESCEAIIGLLTNETTTFEGKYVRLENARCNPKPFQRPHPPICIGGGGERRTLRSVARFAQHWNFPGGSVEQFLSKRDVLRKHCDAVGRDPAEITTSTHLRGGSGVGALDIDELVGQAKRYADAGLDLGIVYLPVPHTPDVLDDVATALTPLAS, from the coding sequence ATGCGCTTCGCATTGAAGACTGCCCCGCAGCACACGACGTGGCCGGACATGCTGGCCGTCTGGCAAGCCGCCGACGAGATCGAGCTGTTCGAGTCGGCTTGGACGTTCGACCACTTCTATCCGATCCACTCCGACTCTACCGGTCCGTGCATGGAGGGCTGGGTCACGACCACGGCGCTCGCGCAGGCCACCAAGCGGCTCCGCGTGGGTGTGCTCGTGACCGGAGTGCCCTACCGCCACCCTGCCGTGCTGGCCAACATGGCAGCCACGCTCGACATCATCTCCGGTGGGCGGCTCGAGCTCGGCATCGGCGCCGGCTGGAACCAGGAGGAGGCGAACGCGTACGGCATCGATCTCCATGCCACGCTGCGGGAGCGGTTCGACGCGTTCGACGAGTCGTGTGAGGCGATCATCGGCCTGCTCACGAACGAGACCACTACTTTCGAGGGGAAGTACGTGCGGCTCGAGAACGCCCGCTGCAACCCGAAGCCGTTCCAGCGGCCACACCCTCCGATCTGCATCGGGGGCGGCGGCGAGCGGCGCACCCTCCGTTCGGTCGCACGATTCGCGCAGCACTGGAACTTCCCCGGCGGGTCGGTGGAGCAGTTCCTCTCCAAGCGCGACGTGCTGCGCAAGCACTGCGACGCCGTTGGGCGCGACCCGGCCGAGATCACGACGTCGACACATCTCCGCGGTGGTAGCGGCGTTGGTGCGCTCGACATCGACGAGCTCGTCGGCCAGGCGAAGCGTTATGCCGACGCCGGTCTCGACCTCGGCATCGTGTACCTGCCGGTGCCCCACACCCCCGACGTGCTCGACGACGTAGCCACGGCGCTCACGCCCCTCGCTTCCTGA
- a CDS encoding DUF3039 domain-containing protein yields the protein MTEIITAPVDAPAPDAVDTDGGDHDRFAHYCRKEDVARAYVTGEEIEALCGKRWVPTRDPSRYPICPTCAERKAAGWTL from the coding sequence ATGACCGAGATCATCACCGCACCGGTCGACGCGCCCGCGCCCGACGCCGTCGACACCGACGGCGGCGACCACGACCGCTTCGCGCACTACTGCCGCAAAGAAGACGTCGCGCGTGCCTACGTCACGGGCGAGGAGATCGAGGCGCTGTGCGGGAAGAGATGGGTGCCCACGCGCGACCCGTCGCGTTATCCCATTTGCCCCACGTGCGCGGAGCGCAAAGCCGCGGGGTGGACGCTCTGA
- a CDS encoding DUF3817 domain-containing protein: protein MPDFADDTSSELERKSKALAVMALLETFTYLVLFYFWIVAPDDVAKRLVGFFHGLVWMAFVAMTVIIRSDIGWTWGYTALVVLTGPIGGVLVFMRIRRTPREALVPPRSHAEGH from the coding sequence GTGCCCGACTTCGCCGACGATACGAGCAGCGAGCTCGAGCGAAAGTCCAAGGCCCTGGCGGTGATGGCGCTGCTGGAGACCTTCACCTACCTCGTGCTGTTCTACTTCTGGATCGTCGCGCCCGACGACGTGGCCAAGCGTCTGGTGGGCTTCTTCCACGGTCTCGTGTGGATGGCATTCGTCGCGATGACGGTGATCATCCGATCCGACATCGGGTGGACGTGGGGCTACACCGCCCTCGTGGTGCTCACGGGGCCGATCGGTGGGGTGCTCGTGTTCATGAGGATCCGGCGGACCCCGCGAGAAGCGCTCGTACCTCCTCGATCGCACGCCGAAGGTCACTGA